A portion of the Homalodisca vitripennis isolate AUS2020 chromosome 2, UT_GWSS_2.1, whole genome shotgun sequence genome contains these proteins:
- the LOC124355363 gene encoding V-type proton ATPase subunit F-like, whose product MALHSGAKGKLIAVIGDEDTCVGFLLGGLGEINKNRHPNFMVTNKNTSVIEIEETFKRFIKRDDIDIILINQNVAELIRHTIDEYVQPIPAVLEIPSKDHPYDASKDSILRRAKGMFNPEDLQH is encoded by the coding sequence ATGGCTTTACATTCTGGAGCAAAAGGAAAACTGATAGCAGTTATTGGTGATGAAGATACTTGTGTTGGTTTTTTGCTTGGTGGACTTGGGGAAATTAACAAAAACAGACATCCCAATTTCATGGTAACTAATAAAAACACCAGTGTCATTGAAATTGAAGAAACATTCAAGCGATTCATTAAAAGAGATGACATAGATATAATTCTGATTAACCAAAATGTGGCCGAGTTAATTCGTCACACTATTGATGAATATGTGCAACCCATTCCAGCTGTTTTGGAAATTCCCTCCAAAGATCATCCTTATGATGCTAGCAAAGACTCTATCCTGCGCAGAGCTAAGGGAATGTTCAATCCAGAAGATTTACAGCACTAA